In Xenorhabdus nematophila ATCC 19061, one DNA window encodes the following:
- the ansA gene encoding asparaginase, whose protein sequence is MQKKSIYVVYTGGTIGMQHSPNGYIPVSGHLQQQLTKMPEFHRPEMPTFTIREHQPLIDSSDMSPDDWDIIADDIYQNYHDYDGFVILHGTDTMAFTASALSFMFENLSKPVIVTGSQIPLEALRSDGQTNLLNALYLAANYPINEVSLFFNNKLFRGNRTIKAHADGFDAFSSPNYSPLMEAGINIRTLKTTPIPTSHNEFVVKKITSQPIGVVTIYPGLSSQVVKNILMQPVKALILLSYGVGNAPQCSALLTTLKEATERGIVVVNLTQCVSGRVNMEGYATGHSLAASGVISGYDMTFEAALTKLHYLLSQPYTSEEICHLMQQNLRGELSYSDE, encoded by the coding sequence ATGCAGAAGAAATCCATCTATGTTGTTTACACTGGCGGCACAATCGGGATGCAGCATTCTCCTAATGGGTACATCCCCGTTTCCGGCCATTTGCAACAACAGCTCACTAAAATGCCCGAATTTCACCGCCCAGAAATGCCAACATTTACGATCCGTGAACACCAGCCCCTGATTGATTCTTCTGATATGAGTCCTGATGACTGGGATATCATCGCAGATGATATTTATCAAAATTATCATGATTATGACGGCTTTGTTATTCTGCATGGTACGGATACCATGGCTTTCACTGCCTCAGCGCTCTCGTTTATGTTCGAGAATCTGAGTAAACCGGTTATTGTGACAGGGTCACAAATTCCTTTGGAAGCGCTGCGTTCTGATGGACAAACTAATCTGCTTAATGCGCTCTATCTTGCCGCCAATTACCCTATCAACGAAGTCAGTCTTTTCTTCAACAATAAATTATTTCGTGGAAACAGAACGATTAAAGCCCACGCAGATGGTTTTGATGCTTTCTCATCGCCTAATTATTCACCACTGATGGAAGCCGGGATCAATATCCGCACGCTCAAAACAACACCCATACCCACCAGCCACAACGAATTTGTCGTGAAAAAGATCACATCGCAACCGATTGGTGTGGTCACCATTTATCCTGGGTTATCCAGCCAGGTTGTTAAAAATATCTTGATGCAGCCCGTCAAGGCATTAATTTTACTGTCATACGGTGTTGGCAATGCTCCCCAATGTTCCGCTTTACTGACAACATTAAAAGAAGCAACCGAACGGGGGATTGTCGTCGTGAATTTGACACAATGCGTCTCTGGCCGGGTTAATATGGAAGGCTATGCTACCGGACACTCTCTGGCTGCATCGGGTGTCATCAGTGGTTATGACATGACTTTCGAAGCAGCCTTAACAAAATTGCACTATTTATTAAGCCAACCTTATACATCTGAAGAAATATGCCACCTAATGCAACAAAATCTGCGTGGGGAATTGAGCTATTCCGATGAATAA
- the pncA gene encoding bifunctional nicotinamidase/pyrazinamidase encodes MKTALLLIDLQNDFCTGGALAVKESDSVIDIANEVIALCQKNTGQENKIPIIASQDWHPADHMSFAANSGQKVGESGELNGIPQVWWPVHCVQGQFGAEFHSALNQSAIQEIFRKGENSQIDSYSAFFDNDHKSETRLHRWLKEQNIQRLFVLGIATDYCVKFTVLDALMLGYETYVITDGCRGVNLDADDSKLAFEEMAAKGAQLISLNELTCTHLPENWQ; translated from the coding sequence ATGAAAACAGCATTATTACTTATCGATCTGCAAAATGATTTCTGCACCGGAGGTGCATTGGCAGTCAAGGAGAGTGATTCTGTCATTGACATAGCAAATGAAGTTATTGCGCTATGCCAGAAAAATACTGGCCAGGAAAACAAAATCCCTATCATCGCAAGTCAGGATTGGCATCCCGCTGACCATATGAGCTTTGCTGCCAATTCCGGGCAGAAAGTCGGTGAGTCAGGCGAACTAAACGGTATTCCCCAAGTATGGTGGCCTGTTCATTGTGTTCAGGGGCAATTTGGCGCAGAATTCCATTCCGCATTAAATCAATCAGCGATTCAAGAAATATTCCGGAAAGGTGAAAATTCTCAGATAGATAGCTACAGTGCTTTCTTTGATAATGATCATAAAAGCGAAACCCGCTTACATCGATGGTTAAAGGAACAAAATATACAACGCCTGTTTGTATTAGGGATCGCCACGGATTACTGTGTAAAATTTACGGTGCTTGATGCTTTAATGCTGGGATATGAAACCTATGTGATTACTGACGGTTGCCGTGGCGTTAATCTTGATGCCGATGACAGTAAGCTCGCATTTGAAGAAATGGCAGCCAAAGGCGCTCAATTAATCTCATTGAATGAATTAACTTGTACTCACTTACCGGAGAACTGGCAATAG
- a CDS encoding RNA-guided endonuclease TnpB family protein has translation MLRATKVRIYPTQEQADFLMAQFGAVRFAYNKALHLKSHMYRKQGVTLNPKKDIKPLLAAAKKSRKYQWLKQYDSIALQQSVINLHQAFDHFFNPKLKAKYPQFKRRHGKQSSYHCVGVKVFDSAIKLPKMQPVKANIHREISGVVKSITVSLSKTGKFYASILVDDGVEAPDLPHTVSKVTGLDLGLSHFAIESNGRKTANPGFVKRAEKNLRRKQRQLSRKAKGSANRAKARLLVAKCHEKVANARADFQHKLSRTLVDENQAVIVETLKSANMMKNRKLAKHIADASWHGFVVKLEYKAKEQGKHLVKLDQWYASSKTCHCCGHKTEDMPLSVRQWDCPSCGTTDIDRDLNAALNIRDKGILELKAAGRSSLLMEAA, from the coding sequence ATGTTAAGAGCAACAAAAGTACGCATTTATCCAACACAAGAACAAGCTGACTTTTTAATGGCTCAGTTTGGTGCTGTGCGTTTTGCGTATAACAAAGCTTTACATTTAAAGTCCCATATGTACCGCAAGCAGGGTGTCACACTGAACCCTAAGAAAGACATAAAACCACTACTTGCGGCGGCCAAGAAATCACGGAAATATCAATGGTTGAAGCAATACGATTCAATTGCTTTACAACAGTCCGTAATCAATCTTCACCAAGCTTTTGATCACTTTTTTAACCCAAAGTTGAAAGCCAAGTACCCACAATTCAAACGTAGACACGGCAAGCAATCGAGTTACCACTGTGTGGGCGTAAAGGTGTTTGATAGTGCAATCAAACTCCCGAAGATGCAGCCTGTTAAGGCAAATATTCACCGTGAGATCAGTGGCGTAGTAAAAAGCATCACAGTCAGTTTGAGTAAAACAGGTAAATTTTACGCATCAATTCTTGTTGATGATGGAGTAGAAGCGCCTGATTTACCTCACACTGTAAGCAAGGTAACAGGTCTCGATCTCGGTCTGTCCCACTTTGCCATTGAATCTAATGGCAGAAAGACAGCCAATCCAGGATTTGTAAAACGGGCTGAGAAAAACCTCAGACGTAAGCAGCGTCAGCTATCTAGAAAAGCAAAAGGCAGTGCTAATCGGGCGAAAGCCAGATTGCTGGTCGCCAAATGCCATGAAAAAGTAGCGAACGCTCGCGCTGATTTTCAGCACAAACTCTCTCGAACTCTCGTTGACGAAAACCAAGCGGTGATAGTCGAGACACTGAAATCAGCCAATATGATGAAAAACCGCAAACTGGCTAAACACATAGCAGATGCCTCATGGCATGGCTTTGTTGTAAAGCTGGAGTACAAAGCCAAAGAGCAAGGTAAGCACCTGGTAAAACTCGATCAGTGGTACGCCAGCTCTAAAACTTGTCATTGTTGCGGTCATAAAACGGAAGATATGCCTTTGTCGGTTCGTCAGTGGGATTGTCCATCTTGTGGCACTACGGATATAGACCGCGACTTAAACGCGGCTCTCAATATCCGTGATAAAGGCATTCTGGAATTAAAGGCGGCTGGACGGTCGTCTCTGCTTATGGAAGCTGCGTAA
- the tnpA gene encoding IS200/IS605 family transposase, with the protein MNAHNKELFQDYLRKRHSVSKLVVHLVFTTKYRRKIFTGVMIEQLKEAFESACVKLECQLIEMDGEQDHVHLLISYPPKLSISVIVNNLKAVSSRMLRLQNTHLTRQSKSSALWSRSYFACTAGGATIETLKAYVESQATPD; encoded by the coding sequence GTGAACGCGCACAATAAAGAACTGTTTCAAGACTACCTCAGAAAAAGGCATAGTGTGAGCAAACTAGTTGTACATCTGGTGTTCACAACGAAATATCGAAGAAAGATTTTTACGGGTGTAATGATTGAGCAGTTGAAAGAGGCGTTTGAATCTGCTTGCGTAAAATTGGAGTGTCAGCTTATTGAAATGGACGGCGAACAAGATCATGTTCATTTGCTGATCTCATATCCACCCAAACTTTCAATCAGCGTAATAGTTAATAATTTGAAAGCTGTTTCATCTCGCATGTTGCGACTACAAAACACACACCTTACAAGACAGAGTAAAAGCTCCGCCTTGTGGTCACGTTCATACTTCGCTTGCACTGCTGGCGGTGCAACAATTGAAACGTTAAAGGCTTATGTGGAGAGTCAGGCGACCCCAGATTAA
- a CDS encoding YeaC family protein, whose product MKLDDLLSAMTPEIYQRLVQAVELGKWQDGVPLTPEQKEHSLQAVMLWQAKHNHDPEHMTIGTNGEITLKSKQELKATFRSEMVAKLKPQSEE is encoded by the coding sequence ATGAAGTTGGATGATTTACTCTCTGCCATGACGCCGGAAATTTATCAGCGATTAGTTCAAGCGGTTGAATTAGGAAAATGGCAGGATGGTGTACCTCTTACGCCCGAACAGAAAGAACATAGCTTACAGGCAGTGATGCTTTGGCAAGCTAAACATAATCATGATCCTGAGCATATGACGATTGGTACAAATGGTGAAATTACCCTAAAAAGCAAACAAGAGTTAAAAGCGACCTTCCGCTCTGAAATGGTTGCCAAATTAAAACCCCAGTCAGAAGAATAA
- the msrB gene encoding peptide-methionine (R)-S-oxide reductase MsrB, protein MTKSQNISLFIKQLNAMQRHVTQEAGTEPPFSGKLLHNKKSGIYHCLCCRQPLFVSETKFDSGCGWPSFYQPVNDASITYIDDNSHNMHRIEVRCSHCQAHLGHVFPDGPKPTGERFCINSASLRFVDKETGEETAG, encoded by the coding sequence ATGACTAAAAGTCAAAATATTTCCCTTTTCATAAAACAGCTTAATGCAATGCAGCGCCATGTTACGCAAGAAGCAGGCACAGAGCCGCCATTTTCAGGAAAACTACTGCACAACAAAAAAAGCGGTATTTACCATTGCCTGTGTTGCCGTCAACCCTTATTTGTCTCTGAGACTAAATTTGATTCTGGTTGTGGGTGGCCAAGTTTTTACCAGCCGGTTAATGATGCATCCATCACTTATATTGATGACAACTCTCACAACATGCACCGAATAGAAGTGCGTTGTAGCCACTGTCAGGCTCATCTGGGGCATGTTTTTCCCGATGGTCCCAAACCGACAGGAGAACGTTTTTGTATTAATTCAGCGTCGTTGCGCTTTGTTGATAAAGAAACGGGTGAAGAAACAGCAGGTTAG
- the gapA gene encoding glyceraldehyde-3-phosphate dehydrogenase translates to MTIKVGINGFGRIGRIVFRAAQERSDVEIVAINDLLDAEYMAYMLKYDSTHGRFNGTVEVKDGQLVVNGKTIRVTSERDPANLKWNEVGVDVVAEATGIFLTDETARKHIAAGAKKVVLTGPSKDDTPMFVMGVNHNAYAGQDIVSNASCTTNCLAPLAKVINDKFGIIEGLMTTVHATTATQKTVDGPSAKDWRGGRGAAQNIIPSSTGAAKAVGKVIPELNGKLTGMSFRIPTPNVSVVDLTARLEKPATYAQICDAIKEAAEGELKGILGYTEDDVVSTDFNGEKLTSVFDAKAGIALNDNFVKLVSWYDNETGYSNKVLDLVAHISK, encoded by the coding sequence ATGACTATCAAAGTAGGTATTAACGGTTTTGGTCGTATTGGCCGTATTGTTTTCCGTGCTGCACAAGAGCGTTCAGACGTAGAAATCGTTGCTATCAACGATCTGTTAGATGCAGAGTATATGGCTTACATGCTGAAATACGATTCAACCCACGGCCGCTTCAACGGTACTGTTGAAGTTAAAGATGGCCAGCTGGTTGTTAACGGCAAAACCATCCGCGTTACATCTGAAAGAGACCCAGCTAACCTGAAATGGAACGAAGTGGGTGTTGATGTTGTTGCTGAAGCAACGGGCATCTTCCTGACTGACGAAACTGCACGCAAGCATATTGCTGCTGGCGCGAAAAAAGTGGTTCTGACCGGCCCATCCAAAGACGACACACCCATGTTCGTCATGGGTGTCAACCACAACGCTTATGCAGGTCAGGACATCGTTTCCAACGCATCCTGCACCACTAACTGCCTGGCTCCACTGGCTAAAGTTATCAATGACAAATTCGGCATCATTGAAGGTCTGATGACAACTGTTCACGCAACAACGGCTACCCAGAAAACAGTTGACGGTCCTTCTGCTAAAGACTGGCGTGGTGGTCGTGGCGCAGCACAGAACATCATCCCATCTTCTACTGGCGCAGCAAAAGCAGTAGGTAAAGTGATCCCAGAACTGAACGGCAAACTGACGGGGATGTCTTTCCGTATTCCTACTCCTAACGTTTCTGTTGTTGACCTGACTGCACGTCTGGAAAAACCAGCAACTTATGCACAAATCTGTGATGCAATCAAAGAAGCCGCGGAAGGCGAACTGAAAGGTATTCTGGGTTACACTGAAGATGACGTTGTTTCCACTGATTTCAACGGCGAAAAACTGACTTCTGTATTCGATGCAAAAGCAGGTATCGCCCTGAACGACAACTTTGTCAAACTGGTTTCTTGGTATGACAACGAAACCGGTTACTCTAACAAAGTTCTGGATCTGGTCGCGCATATCTCTAAGTAA
- a CDS encoding D-hexose-6-phosphate mutarotase: MLNKIFSLPVVEQISPYISQRNIDDFPLIVVSHPKARGVVSIQGAHLITWQPSGEKPVLWVSEKTAFSTGTAIRGGIPICWPWFGPSATPSHGFARILPWELKAHTENENGVMLTFTLQDNASTHQLWPHEFTLIARFKLGETCEIELESHGEYQAIGALHSYFNISDINQIRVSGLGGHFIDSVIDREQYVHENLLFKGRTDRIYTEPEDFSLLRDPQWKRTIEIHHYHHSDVVCWNPGATLSSSMKDMSHEGYKNMACIETARINKPLHAKNGKPDRLSVVILCRKITDIG, translated from the coding sequence ATGCTGAATAAAATTTTCTCATTACCGGTTGTAGAACAAATCTCCCCTTATATCAGCCAACGAAATATTGATGATTTTCCATTGATTGTTGTTTCTCATCCTAAAGCACGTGGCGTTGTCAGTATTCAAGGCGCACATTTGATCACATGGCAGCCTAGTGGTGAAAAACCGGTGTTATGGGTAAGCGAAAAAACAGCATTTAGCACTGGAACAGCCATTCGTGGGGGTATCCCCATCTGTTGGCCCTGGTTTGGGCCGTCTGCCACTCCCAGTCACGGATTTGCCCGAATATTGCCCTGGGAACTCAAAGCACATACTGAAAATGAGAACGGGGTTATGCTGACTTTTACACTGCAAGATAACGCCTCTACCCATCAATTATGGCCCCATGAGTTCACACTCATTGCGCGTTTTAAATTGGGAGAAACCTGCGAAATAGAATTAGAATCTCACGGTGAATATCAAGCCATCGGCGCCCTTCACTCTTATTTCAACATCAGTGACATCAACCAGATACGGGTCAGTGGTCTCGGTGGTCATTTTATTGATAGCGTTATTGATAGAGAACAGTATGTTCATGAAAATTTACTCTTCAAAGGACGAACAGATCGCATTTATACGGAGCCAGAAGATTTTAGCCTGCTCAGAGATCCACAATGGAAAAGGACGATTGAAATACACCATTATCACCATAGCGATGTCGTATGCTGGAACCCTGGTGCCACGCTTTCCAGTAGTATGAAAGACATGAGTCATGAAGGCTATAAAAATATGGCTTGCATTGAAACTGCACGGATCAATAAGCCATTACACGCTAAAAATGGCAAGCCTGACAGACTTTCTGTTGTTATTCTCTGTCGAAAAATCACTGATATTGGCTAA
- the alr gene encoding alanine racemase → MPRPILATIHLNAFRHNLAVIRQRIGKSKIWSVVKANAYGHGLDRIWQSLMQTDGFALLDMNEAIYLREQGWQGPILLLEGFFKSTDLQIINTYSLTTAVHSYWQLEEIEKITLDKPIDIYLKLNSGMNRLGFTPKEYPQAASMAAGIKNINSVTLMSHFPNSDNEIGVREQLSVIERLQMNSLPHCLANSGAVLWHPETHQDWVRPGIILYGASPSGKWCDIADVGLKATMTLQSEIIAVHTLSKGEKIGYGSRYTTQKTMRVGTVACGYADGYPRHAPTGTPIMVDGVRTQLLGAVSMDMLTVDLTPCPQANIGSVVELWGEDLPVDEVAESAGTIGYELLCALTRRVPVIVD, encoded by the coding sequence ATGCCACGTCCTATTTTGGCAACGATCCATCTTAATGCGTTTCGTCATAATTTGGCCGTTATTCGCCAAAGAATCGGTAAGAGTAAAATCTGGTCGGTAGTAAAAGCGAATGCGTACGGGCATGGGTTGGACAGAATATGGCAATCACTCATGCAGACAGATGGATTTGCGCTGCTTGACATGAATGAAGCTATTTATCTAAGAGAGCAGGGATGGCAGGGACCCATCCTGCTATTGGAAGGTTTTTTCAAATCGACTGATTTGCAGATTATTAACACGTATTCCCTGACAACGGCAGTACATAGTTATTGGCAGCTTGAGGAGATAGAAAAAATCACACTGGACAAGCCCATTGATATCTATCTGAAGCTTAATAGCGGAATGAATCGTTTAGGTTTCACGCCAAAAGAATATCCGCAGGCAGCTTCAATGGCAGCAGGAATTAAGAATATTAATTCAGTTACTTTGATGTCCCATTTCCCAAATTCAGATAATGAAATCGGTGTCAGGGAACAATTGTCAGTGATTGAACGTTTGCAAATGAATTCTCTTCCGCATTGTCTGGCAAATTCTGGCGCGGTTTTGTGGCATCCGGAGACACATCAGGATTGGGTCCGGCCGGGCATTATTCTTTATGGTGCATCGCCCAGTGGAAAGTGGTGTGATATTGCTGATGTCGGACTGAAAGCAACCATGACATTACAAAGCGAAATTATTGCCGTTCACACGCTGTCTAAAGGAGAAAAAATTGGCTATGGCAGCCGTTATACAACGCAAAAAACCATGCGCGTAGGTACAGTAGCATGTGGCTATGCAGATGGATATCCACGACATGCGCCAACGGGCACGCCCATTATGGTTGACGGAGTCCGTACTCAGTTATTGGGGGCGGTATCAATGGATATGCTGACGGTTGATCTGACACCCTGTCCTCAGGCAAACATAGGCAGTGTTGTTGAGTTGTGGGGAGAGGATCTGCCCGTGGATGAAGTTGCTGAGTCAGCAGGAACCATTGGTTATGAACTTTTGTGTGCATTAACGAGGCGTGTCCCCGTCATAGTTGATTAA
- a CDS encoding D-amino acid dehydrogenase encodes MKVLILGSGVIGVTSAWYLAQEGHEVTVIDRQNSAAEETSAGNAGQISPGYATPWGAPGIPLKAIKWMFQRHAPLAIRPDGSLFQIRWMWQMLRNCDASHYAMNKSRMVRLAEYSRDCIKQLRADTGIKYEGRQGGTLQLFRTGRQFENAANDIDVLEKEGVPYQLLTAEQLTTVEPALAHASHKLTGGLQLPNDETGDCQIFTKTLAKMAEDAGVKFIFNKQVKQILVDGNKITGIQCHDGIMTADIYVVAMGSYSTDILKDHVRIPVYPLKGYSLTMPIADESRAPASTVLDETYKIAITRFDDRIRVGGMAEVVGFNLNIFQNRCETLKMVVQDLYHNGGNIAEASFWTGLRPMTPDGTPIVGPTKYSNLYLNTGHGTLGWTMACGSGKLLSDLISGKETDIAADDLSVFRYTDGFNIKVFPMNPHLHTV; translated from the coding sequence ATGAAGGTCCTTATTTTAGGCAGCGGTGTTATTGGCGTCACCAGTGCATGGTATCTTGCTCAGGAAGGGCATGAAGTTACTGTCATTGATCGCCAGAATAGTGCCGCTGAAGAAACAAGTGCCGGTAATGCCGGTCAAATTTCTCCAGGTTATGCAACACCTTGGGGAGCGCCGGGTATTCCGCTGAAAGCAATTAAATGGATGTTTCAGCGTCATGCACCACTGGCTATTCGTCCGGATGGCTCTCTGTTTCAAATTCGCTGGATGTGGCAGATGTTGCGCAATTGTGATGCAAGCCACTATGCTATGAATAAAAGCAGAATGGTAAGGCTGGCAGAATATAGCCGGGATTGCATTAAACAGTTAAGGGCAGATACAGGCATAAAATACGAAGGGCGACAAGGCGGAACCCTGCAACTGTTCAGAACCGGCAGGCAGTTTGAGAATGCGGCCAATGATATTGACGTGTTAGAAAAGGAAGGGGTTCCTTACCAGCTATTAACGGCTGAACAGTTGACAACAGTGGAACCTGCACTTGCTCATGCCTCTCATAAATTGACCGGCGGGTTACAGCTCCCGAATGATGAAACCGGTGATTGCCAGATTTTTACCAAGACACTGGCAAAAATGGCAGAAGATGCGGGTGTGAAGTTTATATTCAACAAGCAGGTTAAACAGATTCTGGTGGATGGAAACAAAATCACAGGGATTCAATGTCATGATGGTATCATGACTGCGGATATTTATGTGGTCGCGATGGGGTCTTATTCAACGGATATCTTGAAAGATCATGTCAGAATACCGGTTTATCCATTGAAAGGTTATTCACTGACAATGCCAATTGCAGATGAATCCAGAGCCCCGGCTTCAACGGTATTGGATGAAACTTACAAAATTGCCATTACCCGTTTTGATGACCGAATTCGTGTTGGTGGAATGGCTGAAGTTGTGGGTTTTAATCTGAATATATTCCAGAATCGTTGCGAAACGTTGAAAATGGTTGTGCAGGATCTTTACCACAATGGCGGCAATATTGCGGAGGCTTCTTTCTGGACAGGTTTGCGCCCTATGACGCCGGATGGGACGCCGATTGTCGGCCCAACCAAATATTCAAATCTTTATCTCAATACGGGACATGGGACATTGGGCTGGACAATGGCCTGTGGTTCAGGAAAGTTATTGTCCGATTTAATTTCCGGCAAGGAAACTGATATTGCGGCAGATGATCTTTCTGTATTCAGGTATACCGATGGATTCAATATAAAAGTGTTTCCGATGAATCCTCATTTACATACTGTATAA
- a CDS encoding type VI secretion system Vgr family protein → MERKFIAHTSSSGKSLYFKSLKGTERLSEVYEFEVQLLSESRLDDPLSLHNTVLTVEIKNKSLPTRYLSGDIEKISYAPFYKYDDKLYLYTATVKPKLCNLKHKLGYSIWQNKTVPDIIAAVLKNAGISFESQLTEGYREWEYCVKHNETDFDFIHRLMEHEGIYYYFKHDMGAHTLILVDAPQSHDPMPGYDKIKYINTHDSLKKKGLIEYIYDWNVSSITIPYTYSFDDYDFRKPRAKLYAAAQTAINSIVDDSEIFIWPGHYVKTAQGQFYAKVRQQASEAKSELIDGKGNVLGMAPGHTFTLVLPNDINGDDHNDYFITGTHYFFYETPYIACSAEHLFDKQEDKNIVQFEAIPADTPWKPPAVTPWPKITGLETAVVAGPKDKKIWTDKYGRIKVKFRWDKDDKQDDTRSCWIRVATYWAGWQYGNICIPRVGEEVIISFINGDPDKPLVVGSTYNHENMPPWELPKYETRVGIMSNTKGGKHDQANYLFLDDEPDKESFDLHAERDMNISVEKDKKVTIDGNRTTEIKKEQKDTVKGNASFTYNANHETTIDKKDKLTVKGGQQEAIKSGRKTEIDGGDTYKLTGDLNAKIDGNWIQDITGTTKISSPNLITIKSDTNVIIDCPQTFWSAKLLSISFLAAGISITGTSVSQTTNSSSLTGTSMSTTLVDINNITTSLNNTVTKIDKASIALGNSDVSIAKSNANISNSSLHIIS, encoded by the coding sequence ATGGAAAGAAAATTTATCGCCCATACTTCATCATCAGGAAAATCTTTATATTTCAAATCACTAAAAGGGACAGAAAGATTATCAGAAGTTTATGAGTTCGAAGTGCAATTATTGAGTGAAAGCAGATTAGATGACCCATTATCCCTGCATAATACAGTGCTAACGGTAGAAATAAAAAACAAGTCACTACCAACAAGATATTTAAGTGGTGATATAGAAAAGATATCCTATGCCCCCTTCTATAAATATGACGATAAACTCTATTTATATACGGCCACAGTAAAACCTAAGCTCTGTAATTTAAAACACAAATTAGGTTACAGTATTTGGCAAAATAAAACGGTACCCGATATTATTGCAGCCGTATTGAAAAATGCAGGAATTTCCTTTGAAAGTCAGCTTACTGAAGGTTATCGTGAATGGGAATATTGCGTCAAACATAATGAAACTGATTTCGATTTTATCCATCGATTGATGGAGCATGAAGGCATTTATTATTATTTTAAACACGATATGGGAGCACATACCCTCATTTTGGTTGATGCTCCCCAATCCCATGATCCTATGCCCGGATATGATAAGATTAAATATATCAATACACATGATTCATTGAAAAAAAAAGGACTCATAGAATATATTTATGACTGGAACGTCTCCAGTATTACCATACCCTACACCTATAGCTTTGATGATTATGATTTTCGCAAACCACGCGCAAAATTGTACGCGGCAGCGCAAACGGCTATCAACTCCATTGTTGATGATTCAGAAATCTTCATCTGGCCCGGCCACTATGTAAAAACAGCTCAAGGGCAGTTTTATGCCAAAGTGCGTCAGCAAGCCTCAGAAGCAAAAAGCGAACTGATTGATGGCAAAGGAAATGTACTGGGAATGGCACCAGGGCATACTTTTACGCTTGTGCTTCCCAATGATATCAATGGCGATGACCACAATGATTATTTCATCACAGGAACACACTATTTTTTTTACGAAACACCTTACATAGCCTGCTCCGCTGAGCATCTGTTTGATAAACAGGAAGATAAAAACATCGTGCAATTTGAGGCGATTCCCGCCGATACACCCTGGAAACCCCCGGCTGTGACACCCTGGCCAAAAATCACCGGCCTTGAAACCGCCGTCGTCGCTGGCCCGAAAGACAAAAAAATCTGGACGGATAAATACGGACGGATAAAAGTAAAATTCCGTTGGGATAAAGATGACAAACAAGATGATACCCGTTCTTGCTGGATACGTGTTGCAACCTATTGGGCTGGCTGGCAGTACGGTAACATATGTATTCCCCGTGTAGGCGAAGAAGTCATTATCAGTTTCATCAATGGTGATCCTGATAAACCTTTAGTTGTCGGCAGTACTTATAACCATGAGAATATGCCGCCTTGGGAATTGCCCAAATATGAAACCCGCGTCGGCATTATGTCAAACACAAAAGGGGGCAAACACGATCAGGCAAATTACCTTTTTTTGGATGATGAACCTGATAAAGAATCATTTGATTTACATGCCGAACGTGACATGAATATCTCAGTGGAAAAAGATAAAAAAGTCACCATTGATGGAAATCGCACAACTGAAATAAAAAAAGAACAAAAAGACACAGTAAAAGGCAATGCCAGTTTCACTTATAACGCAAACCATGAAACCACCATTGATAAAAAAGACAAATTAACGGTCAAAGGTGGTCAGCAAGAAGCCATCAAAAGCGGGCGGAAAACAGAAATTGATGGCGGAGACACTTATAAACTTACAGGCGATCTGAACGCAAAAATTGATGGAAACTGGATTCAAGACATTACAGGAACAACCAAAATTTCAAGCCCTAATCTTATTACAATAAAAAGCGACACCAACGTGATAATCGACTGCCCGCAGACTTTTTGGTCAGCTAAACTGTTATCTATTTCCTTCCTGGCCGCCGGCATCAGCATAACCGGAACATCCGTCTCCCAGACAACAAATAGCAGCAGTCTGACCGGAACCAGCATGTCAACCACGTTAGTTGACATCAATAACATTACGACATCCCTCAATAACACAGTGACAAAAATTGATAAGGCATCTATAGCATTAGGCAATTCCGATGTTTCCATCGCTAAATCAAATGCCAATATTTCAAACAGTTCATTACATATCATCAGTTAA